From one Candidatus Thioglobus sp. NP1 genomic stretch:
- a CDS encoding TonB C-terminal domain-containing protein, with product MNFFKKIAQFFRGLFSKNSSEVPDQKKLDKSSESEISRFSKFKFLVIKIFKLIYKYLKKFVVYIFGLIHTMMQPMIRISKKHPIAFWVAVTLHAAILFALLYANVERWESPDRSSAVSQAAPIQAVMIDMEIIEAEQDRLKDVEKQKQLKIKNEEKRSETAKKDQKVAEQEALKAKAKKVMAEIQRKSEEAKTKQAELEAKEATKKIAEAKTQTKVEQTKAKEAETKRKAEEAKTKEAEILVKEAEKQKELAEAVRKAEEVKTKLAELKRIAEEKRTKEAEILAKEAALEVEEAEAKTKAEELKAKEAEEKRIAEEIKANEAVKEAKEVAEKRKLEEEKLKLEEEKVKEAEEKLKLEEEKLKLEEEKVKEAEEQTDIAKKLTEEERIKLDELEAERTAVQLAYETEQYKRSLVQDIQDEQDLERETRIADQRTILQNAWVSNIAARVRSVWRYSAPEDEWMAEVYVTQDREGKVLSVNVRNSNVGNSNKAAAFMNSIERAVYKASPLPAAPDEAIFDPEIYFIFVAN from the coding sequence ATGAATTTTTTTAAAAAGATTGCTCAATTTTTTAGAGGGTTGTTCTCTAAAAATTCAAGTGAGGTTCCTGATCAAAAAAAACTTGATAAATCAAGTGAATCTGAGATTTCAAGGTTTTCTAAATTTAAATTTCTTGTTATCAAAATTTTCAAATTAATATATAAATATCTTAAAAAATTTGTAGTCTATATATTTGGCCTTATTCATACAATGATGCAGCCAATGATCAGAATATCCAAAAAGCATCCAATAGCTTTTTGGGTGGCTGTTACTTTGCATGCAGCTATTCTTTTTGCATTACTTTATGCTAATGTTGAGCGCTGGGAGTCTCCTGACAGGAGTTCTGCAGTATCTCAGGCTGCACCAATCCAGGCTGTTATGATCGATATGGAAATAATTGAGGCAGAACAAGATCGTTTAAAAGATGTAGAAAAACAAAAACAACTAAAAATCAAGAATGAAGAAAAGCGTTCTGAAACTGCTAAAAAAGATCAGAAAGTTGCTGAACAAGAGGCCTTAAAAGCTAAGGCTAAAAAAGTAATGGCAGAAATTCAGAGAAAATCAGAAGAGGCCAAAACAAAACAAGCTGAATTAGAGGCCAAAGAAGCTACTAAGAAAATTGCAGAAGCTAAAACTCAAACAAAAGTTGAGCAAACAAAAGCGAAAGAGGCAGAAACCAAACGAAAGGCAGAAGAGGCTAAAACTAAAGAAGCTGAAATTCTTGTAAAAGAGGCTGAAAAGCAAAAAGAACTTGCTGAGGCAGTTCGTAAGGCTGAAGAAGTTAAAACAAAACTTGCAGAATTAAAAAGGATTGCAGAAGAAAAAAGAACAAAAGAAGCAGAGATATTAGCTAAAGAGGCTGCACTCGAAGTTGAGGAGGCTGAAGCAAAAACTAAAGCTGAAGAACTCAAAGCTAAAGAGGCTGAGGAAAAGCGTATAGCTGAAGAAATTAAAGCAAATGAAGCTGTTAAAGAAGCAAAAGAGGTTGCAGAAAAACGTAAGCTTGAAGAGGAAAAACTTAAGCTTGAAGAAGAAAAGGTTAAAGAGGCCGAAGAGAAGCTTAAGCTTGAAGAGGAAAAACTTAAGCTTGAAGAAGAAAAGGTTAAAGAGGCCGAAGAGCAAACTGATATAGCTAAAAAACTGACTGAAGAAGAGCGTATCAAATTAGATGAGCTTGAGGCTGAAAGAACTGCTGTGCAATTAGCCTATGAGACAGAACAATATAAACGATCACTTGTTCAGGACATTCAGGATGAGCAAGACTTAGAAAGAGAAACACGTATAGCTGATCAGCGAACTATCCTTCAAAATGCCTGGGTAAGTAATATTGCTGCAAGAGTTAGGTCGGTGTGGAGATATTCAGCTCCAGAAGATGAATGGATGGCAGAAGTATATGTTACTCAAGATAGGGAAGGTAAGGTTCTATCAGTAAATGTTAGAAATTCTAATGTTGGAAATAGTAATAAGGCTGCAGCATTTATGAATTCAATAGAAAGAGCAGTTTATAAAGCATCACCATTACCTGCAGCACCTGATGAGGCTATCTTTGATCCAGAAATTTACTTTATATTTGTTGCAAATTAA
- the dinG gene encoding ATP-dependent DNA helicase DinG, with amino-acid sequence MLTSSIKTQIRSSFEEAKKQLPNYSNRSSQNKMIAEIAKTLTGEYPKSNPIICVEAPTGTGKTMAYLVSCLPIAKASKKKLVIASANVALQEQILNKDIVDAKKYCSIDFEFALAKGRSRYVCIRNLINLTEENSNSPAIFEDALLWDEKPSQNDLDVLTEMSENYSATRWSGEIDDLISPPTSSLWQKIACNRFTCNAKNCEFYDDCAFFKARKKISQAEVIIANHDLVLADIINGNNVLPDVEDCIFIFDEAHHLSQKALSHFSISASTEFMKTSIRQCQGAIDQINKIIKNDSTENYIEKIDESIDELIEVISDLEYSDDLYLFSISGISSEIKNLSKNILNIFTNAFNNFSKQKESWEDFCKSNKIDQSIADNLNNIVGQNNQNLSSILSLLNTFNENQLPDQPPISNWISKSTLANKKTNYHLNTAKIDVSNLLDKLIWSRADGAVLTSATLTALGSFDRLNNQLGLNAKDNQYLRLASPFNHKEVDFVIAKVKASPTDTFEHTQEIALELIKRVDSNSATLVLFASNHQMQAVADLIEKSIDCQLLLQGEYSKKNILERHIETRSKGKGSVIFGLDSFAEGVDLKGDNLNHVIIAKLRFNVPSSPIEKTTQSYLESLNRNSFMEISLPDASLRLIQACGRLIRTETDTGKITIFDNRLVSKFYGKHLIKALPDFNIVIE; translated from the coding sequence ATGCTCACTTCTTCCATTAAAACGCAAATTCGTTCTTCATTCGAGGAAGCAAAGAAACAGCTTCCTAATTACTCTAATCGCTCATCTCAAAATAAAATGATTGCTGAAATAGCAAAAACATTGACTGGGGAATATCCAAAATCAAACCCCATTATTTGTGTTGAAGCACCAACTGGAACTGGAAAAACAATGGCATATTTAGTAAGTTGTCTTCCAATTGCCAAAGCTTCAAAGAAAAAACTAGTTATTGCATCAGCTAATGTGGCACTTCAGGAGCAAATTCTTAATAAAGATATTGTAGATGCAAAAAAATACTGCTCTATTGATTTTGAATTTGCACTAGCTAAAGGAAGATCACGCTATGTATGTATTAGGAACTTAATTAACTTAACAGAGGAAAATTCAAATTCGCCAGCAATTTTCGAAGATGCTCTTCTTTGGGATGAAAAGCCAAGCCAAAATGACCTTGATGTATTGACTGAGATGTCTGAAAATTATTCTGCTACAAGATGGAGTGGTGAGATTGATGATCTTATTAGCCCTCCAACAAGTTCACTATGGCAAAAAATTGCCTGCAACCGCTTTACATGTAATGCCAAAAACTGTGAATTTTATGATGATTGTGCTTTCTTTAAAGCTCGAAAAAAAATCTCTCAAGCTGAAGTCATAATTGCAAATCATGATTTAGTTTTAGCAGACATTATAAATGGCAATAACGTTCTTCCAGATGTAGAGGATTGCATTTTTATATTTGATGAGGCTCACCATTTATCACAAAAGGCGCTTTCTCATTTCTCCATAAGTGCTAGTACAGAATTTATGAAAACTTCAATTCGCCAATGTCAGGGTGCTATTGATCAAATTAATAAAATTATAAAAAATGACTCAACTGAAAATTATATTGAAAAAATTGATGAGTCGATTGACGAATTAATTGAAGTAATTTCAGATCTTGAATACTCTGATGATCTTTATTTATTCTCTATTTCTGGGATCTCTAGTGAAATTAAGAATCTTAGTAAAAATATATTAAACATTTTTACTAATGCATTTAATAATTTTTCTAAACAAAAAGAGTCTTGGGAAGATTTCTGTAAAAGTAATAAAATTGATCAATCAATAGCTGATAACCTGAACAATATCGTAGGTCAAAACAATCAAAATTTATCTTCTATATTGTCACTTTTAAATACATTTAATGAAAATCAACTTCCTGATCAACCCCCTATTAGTAACTGGATAAGTAAATCAACACTGGCTAATAAAAAAACGAATTACCATTTAAATACAGCAAAAATTGATGTCTCAAACTTACTTGATAAACTTATTTGGTCAAGAGCAGATGGGGCTGTCTTAACATCTGCCACACTAACTGCATTAGGAAGTTTTGATAGACTAAACAACCAATTAGGATTGAACGCCAAAGATAATCAATATCTTCGACTCGCTTCACCTTTTAATCACAAAGAAGTAGACTTTGTTATAGCTAAAGTTAAGGCGAGTCCTACTGATACGTTTGAACATACTCAAGAAATTGCCCTTGAATTAATAAAAAGAGTCGATTCAAATTCTGCAACATTAGTGCTTTTTGCATCAAATCATCAAATGCAAGCAGTCGCTGATTTAATTGAAAAATCTATTGACTGTCAGCTTTTGCTTCAAGGGGAATATAGTAAAAAAAATATCTTAGAAAGACATATAGAAACTAGAAGTAAAGGAAAAGGAAGTGTTATCTTTGGGCTTGATAGTTTTGCTGAAGGGGTTGACCTCAAGGGGGATAATTTAAATCATGTAATAATTGCTAAATTAAGATTTAATGTTCCAAGCTCTCCAATTGAAAAAACGACACAATCTTATCTTGAGTCTTTAAATAGAAATTCTTTTATGGAAATTTCATTACCAGACGCATCATTAAGGTTAATTCAAGCCTGTGGAAGGCTTATTAGAACAGAAACTGATACAGGAAAAATTACAATCTTTGATAACAGGCTTGTTTCAAAGTTTTATGGGAAGCACCTTATAAAGGCGCTTCCAGACTTCAACATTGTAATTGAATAA
- the ruvC gene encoding crossover junction endodeoxyribonuclease RuvC, which produces MNILGVDPGSRITGFGLINADKLKFTYINSGCIRTQGDLNERVVTIYSGIKEIISKHDIDIVVIERVFMRPDRPNPDAAIKLGHARGAIISAAGGLNLPIVDYTANQIKKAVVGRGHASKEQVSFMVQQLLKLNKAPQEDAGDALAGAICHAYHAL; this is translated from the coding sequence ATGAATATACTTGGTGTAGATCCTGGTTCAAGGATTACAGGATTTGGCTTAATCAATGCTGACAAACTTAAATTTACTTATATCAATAGTGGATGTATTAGAACTCAAGGCGATTTAAATGAAAGAGTAGTAACCATATACTCTGGGATCAAAGAAATTATTTCTAAGCATGATATTGATATAGTTGTTATTGAAAGGGTTTTTATGCGACCAGACAGACCAAATCCTGATGCTGCAATAAAGCTTGGACATGCTCGAGGGGCAATTATCTCAGCTGCAGGAGGCCTAAATCTTCCAATAGTAGACTATACAGCCAATCAAATTAAAAAAGCTGTTGTTGGAAGGGGGCATGCCAGTAAAGAGCAGGTTTCTTTTATGGTTCAACAGCTATTAAAATTAAATAAAGCACCACAAGAAGATGCCGGTGATGCATTAGCTGGTGCAATTTGCCATGCCTATCATGCACTTTAA
- the glyS gene encoding glycine--tRNA ligase subunit beta: MKSHDFLLELGTEELPPKLLMGLSKSLKNNIITELEKLGISFGEVSEFATPRRLAVTISQLQSKQEEQIIEKKGPSIDSPEMAIKGFSKSCGIEVSNLEKRSIGDKEYYFYSNKESGQNIKDLLPAIIESSINNIPITRAMKWGSADYSFVRPVHWLIMMLDSKIVSANIMGLESGNKSKGLRSKDNSELEFSNAKDYESFMSEHAHIEVDFNKRKELIRKQVLSVAKDINAEVIIDESLLSEVCALVEIPKAFYGKFDERFLAVPEEALISAMKSHQKYFHLVDNKGNLMPFFISVANGESSDIETVVKGNERVIHPRLADSEFFWNQDKTLRLDKRLNDLDNVLFMKSLGSMGQKVKRIEHLSSYIADLIGFDATVASRAGLLAKADLVSEMVGEFADLQGIMGGYYALNDGESEAVAIAIKEHYQPRFAGDKLPSTNEGLVVAIADKIDTISGIYGIGQAPTGSKDPYALRRLALGLMRILLEAKIEINLKKLIDVSLDLHLKEVDRDSSESIYQFMMDRLKAYYKDINIDGSIYEAVLAVSPESPLDFHQRVEVLSEFNKKIEARSLIESNKRIANILKDFNGSHKELNSEMLLEESEQKLFKATELITKKLENNKDYNIIMESLVNLKDDIDNFFENIMVNVEDPDLRRARLMLISRVRSLFLSVADISFLSS, from the coding sequence ATGAAATCGCACGACTTTTTATTAGAATTAGGAACTGAAGAGCTCCCTCCAAAGCTTTTAATGGGGCTTTCAAAATCTCTAAAAAATAATATTATCACTGAGCTAGAGAAACTAGGTATTTCGTTTGGAGAGGTTAGTGAATTCGCAACTCCAAGGCGTCTTGCTGTAACTATTTCACAGTTACAAAGTAAGCAAGAAGAACAAATCATTGAAAAAAAAGGTCCTTCAATTGATTCTCCAGAAATGGCAATTAAAGGATTCTCTAAATCCTGTGGTATAGAAGTTAGTAATCTTGAAAAGCGCTCTATTGGAGACAAAGAGTATTACTTTTATTCAAATAAAGAGAGTGGACAAAATATAAAAGACCTTCTTCCTGCGATTATTGAAAGCTCAATAAATAATATTCCAATAACAAGAGCAATGAAGTGGGGAAGTGCCGATTATTCATTTGTAAGACCAGTTCATTGGCTAATTATGATGCTTGATTCTAAGATTGTAAGTGCCAATATTATGGGCCTTGAGAGTGGAAATAAATCAAAAGGTCTAAGGTCTAAAGATAACTCAGAACTAGAGTTTTCTAATGCTAAAGACTATGAGTCATTTATGTCAGAACATGCTCATATTGAAGTTGATTTTAATAAGCGTAAAGAACTTATTCGTAAACAAGTCTTATCAGTAGCTAAAGATATAAATGCAGAAGTTATTATTGATGAATCTTTGCTTAGTGAGGTTTGTGCTTTAGTTGAAATTCCTAAAGCTTTTTATGGAAAATTTGATGAAAGGTTTTTAGCAGTTCCAGAAGAGGCTCTGATATCTGCCATGAAGTCTCATCAAAAATATTTTCATCTTGTTGATAATAAGGGAAATCTAATGCCATTCTTTATATCAGTAGCTAATGGTGAGTCTAGTGATATTGAGACTGTTGTTAAAGGTAATGAGAGGGTTATTCATCCAAGGCTTGCAGACTCTGAATTTTTTTGGAATCAAGATAAAACTTTGAGGCTTGATAAGAGATTGAATGATTTAGACAATGTTTTGTTTATGAAGTCACTTGGCTCTATGGGTCAAAAAGTAAAACGAATAGAGCATCTTAGCTCTTACATTGCTGATTTAATTGGTTTTGATGCTACTGTTGCATCACGTGCTGGCTTATTAGCTAAGGCTGATCTAGTAAGTGAAATGGTTGGAGAGTTTGCTGATTTACAGGGCATTATGGGGGGTTATTATGCCCTAAATGATGGCGAGTCTGAAGCTGTAGCAATTGCTATTAAGGAGCATTACCAACCAAGATTCGCAGGAGATAAACTGCCCTCTACAAATGAAGGCCTAGTTGTTGCAATTGCAGATAAGATAGACACAATTTCGGGTATCTATGGCATTGGTCAGGCGCCAACAGGCTCTAAGGATCCTTATGCATTAAGAAGATTGGCGTTAGGCTTGATGAGAATATTATTGGAAGCTAAAATTGAAATTAATCTTAAAAAGTTGATAGATGTCTCTTTAGATCTCCACTTAAAGGAAGTTGATAGAGACTCCTCTGAATCTATTTATCAATTTATGATGGATCGACTAAAGGCATACTACAAAGATATAAATATAGATGGAAGTATTTATGAGGCAGTTCTGGCAGTTAGTCCAGAATCCCCCCTTGATTTTCATCAAAGAGTTGAGGTACTTAGCGAATTTAATAAAAAAATTGAGGCTAGGAGTCTAATAGAGTCTAACAAGCGAATAGCAAATATTCTGAAAGATTTTAATGGAAGCCACAAAGAATTAAATTCAGAAATGCTTTTAGAAGAGTCTGAACAAAAACTTTTTAAAGCAACTGAGCTAATTACTAAGAAATTAGAAAATAATAAAGACTACAACATCATTATGGAGTCCTTAGTTAATTTAAAAGATGATATAGATAACTTCTTTGAGAATATTATGGTTAATGTGGAGGATCCAGATCTGAGGAGAGCTCGATTAATGCTCATAAGTCGCGTTAGGAGTTTATTTTTATCAGTTGCTGATATATCCTTCCTATCTTCATAA
- the dtd gene encoding D-aminoacyl-tRNA deacylase: MKALIQRVTSSMVEVDDKIVGQIDSGLLVFVGIEKQDDLLNADKMIERIISYRVFSDPDGKMNLNLKDIGGSILIVSQFTLAADTKNGTRAGFSTAMPPIQAESIYDYIVEKIKALKIDTQCGIFGAEMKVSLVNDGPVTFLLDA, translated from the coding sequence ATGAAGGCTCTAATTCAGAGGGTTACATCTTCAATGGTCGAGGTCGATGACAAAATAGTTGGTCAAATTGATTCTGGATTATTAGTCTTTGTGGGTATTGAAAAACAAGATGATCTTTTAAATGCAGACAAAATGATTGAACGAATTATCTCTTATCGAGTCTTTTCAGACCCAGATGGAAAAATGAATTTAAACCTGAAGGATATTGGTGGTAGTATTTTAATTGTTTCCCAATTTACCCTTGCTGCAGATACCAAAAATGGAACAAGAGCTGGTTTTTCAACTGCTATGCCCCCAATTCAAGCTGAAAGTATTTATGATTATATTGTGGAGAAAATAAAAGCATTAAAAATAGATACTCAGTGTGGTATTTTTGGAGCTGAAATGAAGGTTTCATTGGTAAATGATGGCCCTGTTACATTTCTACTGGATGCTTAG
- a CDS encoding Spx/MgsR family RNA polymerase-binding regulatory protein, producing the protein MSIIKIYGIRNCDTVKKALKYLINKNIPHQYIDLRTDSISENEFKTMLDVIGLEILINKRSTTFRSLTEYEKKNINYELVLKFPTLIKRPVLVQDKRIMVGFNEKEYANFLVN; encoded by the coding sequence ATGAGTATTATAAAAATCTATGGAATTAGAAACTGTGACACTGTTAAAAAGGCACTAAAGTATTTAATTAATAAAAATATCCCTCATCAATATATTGATTTAAGGACTGATTCAATATCTGAGAATGAGTTTAAAACTATGCTGGATGTAATTGGTTTAGAGATCTTAATAAACAAACGTTCAACAACATTTCGTTCATTAACAGAATATGAAAAAAAAAATATTAACTATGAGTTAGTATTAAAGTTTCCTACTTTAATAAAAAGACCTGTTTTAGTTCAGGATAAGAGAATTATGGTGGGCTTTAATGAGAAGGAATACGCTAATTTTTTAGTAAATTAA
- a CDS encoding ExbD/TolR family protein, with protein MIELPKRSRPDIHADINIVPYIDVMLVLLVIFMMTTPIIEQGVEVDLPSAPASVVDYQDQQPSIISVDVDGNYFINPMTSPGVEEIEDLEPVSLNVAINQVLARKEIFPDMQVFVRGDKKVEYEKVIEIIAILKQYSKIDKVGFMTENPN; from the coding sequence ATGATTGAATTACCAAAGCGTTCAAGACCAGATATTCATGCAGATATCAATATTGTTCCGTATATTGATGTAATGCTTGTTCTGCTGGTGATCTTTATGATGACTACCCCAATTATTGAACAAGGAGTCGAAGTTGATTTACCAAGTGCTCCTGCCAGTGTTGTAGATTATCAAGACCAACAGCCTTCAATCATTTCAGTAGACGTTGATGGTAATTATTTTATTAATCCAATGACAAGTCCTGGCGTTGAAGAAATTGAAGATCTAGAACCTGTGTCATTAAATGTAGCCATTAATCAAGTTCTTGCAAGAAAAGAAATCTTTCCTGATATGCAGGTTTTTGTTAGAGGTGATAAAAAAGTTGAATATGAAAAAGTCATAGAGATTATTGCTATATTGAAACAATACAGCAAGATTGATAAGGTTGGTTTTATGACTGAAAACCCTAATTAA
- a CDS encoding cation diffusion facilitator family transporter translates to MNKIKSLSRSKESQKVAVIGALVDFLLSAVKIIIGIIGQSGALIADGVHSLSDLITDWGTWYAVRISGEAPDSEHPYGHERFETVATLGLSIFLAIVGTIIIFDGITRFTDASTLKYEGWLIAAAALSILSKEGLYWYTVLVARKIKSELLKANAWHHRTDAFSSIVVIIGIIGAANGFFFLDSVAAIIVGIMIIYIGWRLGFEATKELVDTSIDPEDIKILHSALEDIKGVKSVHTLRTRKIGHKKSADVHVQVAPFLSVSEGHIISVSVERVAKECFEDLDDVTVHIDPENDEEKEDAPYKNLPERAQALKIISQSLKLEDCKYEIQKTQLHYLDGEILVDIYLSANYLEKNDVKEIQSYFTEILKKLSDFGEIKVYFS, encoded by the coding sequence TTGAATAAAATAAAGTCACTATCCCGTTCCAAAGAAAGTCAAAAGGTTGCTGTTATTGGAGCTCTTGTTGATTTTTTATTATCTGCAGTGAAAATTATTATTGGAATAATAGGCCAGTCTGGTGCACTTATAGCAGATGGTGTGCACTCTTTATCAGACTTAATTACAGACTGGGGAACTTGGTATGCTGTTAGAATTTCTGGTGAAGCACCTGATAGTGAGCATCCATATGGTCATGAAAGATTTGAAACCGTTGCAACTCTTGGTTTAAGTATTTTTTTAGCTATTGTTGGAACCATTATTATCTTTGATGGCATTACTCGATTCACAGATGCAAGTACTCTAAAGTATGAAGGTTGGCTAATTGCTGCTGCTGCATTATCTATTCTAAGTAAAGAGGGACTGTATTGGTATACCGTTTTAGTTGCTCGAAAGATAAAATCAGAATTACTCAAAGCAAATGCCTGGCATCACCGGACTGATGCATTCTCTTCAATTGTAGTAATTATTGGAATTATTGGTGCAGCTAATGGATTCTTCTTCTTAGATAGTGTTGCTGCAATTATAGTTGGGATAATGATTATCTATATCGGTTGGAGATTAGGCTTTGAGGCAACAAAAGAATTAGTTGATACTTCAATTGATCCTGAAGATATAAAAATTCTTCATTCTGCACTTGAAGATATCAAAGGCGTTAAGAGTGTTCATACTCTCAGAACAAGAAAAATTGGCCATAAAAAATCTGCTGACGTACATGTTCAGGTAGCTCCCTTCTTATCGGTAAGTGAGGGTCATATTATTAGCGTTAGTGTTGAGCGAGTTGCTAAAGAATGTTTTGAAGATCTTGATGATGTTACTGTTCATATAGATCCCGAAAATGACGAAGAAAAAGAAGATGCTCCCTATAAAAACCTACCTGAGAGAGCGCAGGCTTTAAAAATAATTAGTCAGTCGCTTAAACTTGAGGATTGTAAATACGAGATTCAAAAAACTCAACTTCACTATCTAGATGGAGAAATATTAGTGGATATTTATCTGTCTGCAAACTATTTAGAAAAAAATGACGTCAAAGAAATCCAATCATATTTCACTGAAATTTTAAAAAAATTATCAGATTTTGGTGAAATTAAAGTTTATTTTAGTTAA
- a CDS encoding peroxiredoxin: MSVLVTQQAPDFHSTAVLADGQIVEDFQLSSLKGQKIVLFFYPLDFTFVCPSEILAHHHRVAAFAERGAQLVGVSIDSRHTHNAWRNTDVNDGGIGAIDFPLVSDMDHAIMDAYGIVHPEGTALRASFLIDENFVVRHQVVNDHPLGRNVDEMLRMVDALDFHTEHGEVCPAGWNKGDDGMKESAESVAEYLSKNAENL; encoded by the coding sequence ATGAGCGTATTAGTAACACAACAAGCACCAGATTTTCATTCAACCGCAGTTCTTGCAGATGGACAAATTGTAGAAGATTTTCAACTTTCTAGTCTTAAAGGACAAAAAATTGTTTTATTCTTCTACCCACTAGATTTTACATTTGTATGTCCTTCAGAAATATTAGCCCATCACCATAGAGTTGCAGCATTTGCAGAACGTGGTGCCCAATTAGTTGGAGTTTCTATAGATTCAAGGCATACTCATAATGCCTGGCGAAATACTGACGTGAATGATGGCGGTATTGGTGCAATTGATTTTCCATTAGTATCTGATATGGATCATGCCATTATGGATGCCTATGGAATCGTTCATCCTGAGGGAACAGCTTTGAGAGCATCTTTTTTAATTGATGAGAATTTTGTTGTCCGTCATCAAGTTGTTAATGATCACCCCTTAGGAAGAAATGTTGATGAAATGTTAAGAATGGTTGACGCACTTGATTTTCATACTGAGCATGGCGAAGTTTGCCCTGCTGGATGGAATAAAGGTGATGATGGTATGAAAGAGTCAGCTGAAAGTGTTGCTGAATATCTCTCAAAAAATGCTGAGAACTTGTAA
- the trxA gene encoding thioredoxin produces the protein MAVIELSESNFDETITNNEIVIIDFWAPWCGPCLQFAPTFKETSEKVEGVTFAKINTEDEQTLGAHFQIRSIPTLMIFRDGIGIFSQPGAISAKDLEDLLEKAKTIDMDEVRKEVEKQ, from the coding sequence ATGGCAGTTATAGAGCTTTCAGAATCAAATTTTGATGAAACAATTACAAATAATGAAATTGTAATTATAGATTTTTGGGCACCATGGTGTGGCCCATGTCTGCAATTTGCCCCAACCTTTAAAGAGACCTCTGAGAAAGTTGAAGGGGTGACATTTGCAAAAATTAACACAGAGGATGAGCAAACACTTGGCGCGCACTTTCAAATTCGCTCAATCCCAACTTTAATGATTTTTCGTGATGGAATTGGTATCTTTTCCCAACCTGGTGCAATTTCTGCAAAGGACTTGGAAGATCTCCTAGAAAAAGCTAAAACTATAGATATGGATGAAGTCAGAAAGGAAGTTGAAAAGCAGTAG
- a CDS encoding NAD-dependent formate dehydrogenase, producing MKILCILYDDPKGGMPSNYPLNELPALEKYPDGMSLPTPKGRDFTPGELLGCVSGELGLRKYLEDSGHTLIVTSDKDGEGCVADMELVDADIVISQPFFPYYVTREKMESAPNLKMAITAGIGSDHVDLQAAMDHGVDVVEVTYCNSRSVAEHIVMQILVLVRDFTTQHNIVNDGGWHIADAVSRSYDVEGMHIGTIAAGRIGLDMLRKMKPFDVHLHYMDRHRLPESIEQELGLTFHETVESLVSVCDVINISCPLHPETEHMFNDELISKCKKGAYIINTARGKICDKDAIARACESGQLSGYAGDVWFPQPPPNDHVWRTMPNHGMTPHTSGTSLTAQARYADGVREILECFFAGDEIRNEYLIVQNGDLAGMGAHSYSKGTATGGSEEAAKFKK from the coding sequence ATGAAAATACTTTGTATCTTATACGATGATCCAAAAGGTGGTATGCCTTCAAATTACCCTCTAAATGAACTTCCTGCTTTAGAAAAATACCCTGATGGGATGTCTTTGCCCACTCCAAAAGGAAGGGACTTTACGCCTGGTGAATTATTGGGCTGTGTATCAGGAGAGTTAGGTTTAAGAAAATATCTTGAGGATTCGGGCCATACACTAATAGTAACATCTGATAAAGATGGAGAGGGTTGTGTTGCTGATATGGAATTGGTTGATGCCGATATTGTTATTTCTCAACCATTCTTTCCTTACTATGTAACTAGGGAGAAGATGGAGTCCGCTCCAAATCTTAAAATGGCAATCACTGCTGGTATTGGCTCAGACCATGTTGATTTACAAGCTGCAATGGATCATGGTGTTGATGTTGTTGAGGTAACTTATTGTAACTCGAGATCTGTTGCAGAACATATTGTTATGCAAATTCTAGTTTTAGTAAGAGATTTTACTACGCAGCATAATATTGTTAATGATGGTGGATGGCATATTGCCGATGCTGTATCAAGGTCCTATGATGTTGAAGGTATGCATATTGGGACTATTGCTGCGGGTCGTATTGGTTTAGATATGTTAAGAAAGATGAAGCCATTTGATGTTCATTTACACTACATGGACAGACATAGATTACCTGAATCAATTGAGCAAGAGCTAGGTCTTACCTTTCATGAGACAGTAGAGTCGCTTGTTTCCGTTTGTGATGTTATTAATATTAGTTGTCCACTTCACCCTGAGACAGAGCATATGTTCAATGATGAGTTGATTTCAAAGTGTAAAAAAGGTGCTTATATAATTAATACAGCACGAGGTAAGATATGTGACAAGGACGCTATTGCTCGTGCATGTGAATCTGGTCAATTGTCTGGATATGCTGGTGATGTTTGGTTTCCACAGCCACCACCAAATGATCATGTATGGAGAACAATGCCAAATCATGGTATGACTCCTCATACAAGTGGAACTTCTTTAACAGCACAAGCAAGATATGCTGATGGTGTTAGAGAAATATTAGAGTGTTTCTTCGCTGGAGATGAAATTAGAAATGAATATCTTATCGTGCAAAATGGAGATCTTGCAGGAATGGGAGCGCATTCATACTCAAAAGGAACTGCAACAGGTGGTTCTGAAGAAGCAGCTAAGTTTAAAAAGTAA